Genomic window (Nicotiana sylvestris chromosome 7, ASM39365v2, whole genome shotgun sequence):
TTAAAGAAACCCATCAGACCTGGTAGTCATAGCAATGTACATTTTCAGCAATTTGGTCACTGTATCCATTTACTCCTGCTTTATAAGATAATTGAGTTCCAGCTTCTATTTGCCTGCAATGTGTAATGAAAAGCTAGCCATTAGTCACATGAGATGATGATATATATATTCCAATTCCCAGATCCCACACTATGAGAATatttgttgtatatatatatatatatatatatatatatatatatatatatatatatatatatatatataatgaagaATACTATAAATAGAAATGCTTCCCTTTTGACTTTAATCTAATAGTAATCCTTTTTAAATAATAACTTGTTATGGTTTAATTATTTAGAGATAACTAAAACTGCCTTACATCCTGATCATTAGGACATGTCGGAGCAATGTTTGAAGAACAAATTATAGCGTTATTATCTTCACTATGTCTACAGTTGCTAAAACTAAACTAAAACCTACCTATTTCAGGAAAAAAAAGGGGGGTTAATTTGGCCAGTTACATGTAAACTCGAGTTATATTACTAAAAACAATTAAAACTGAGTAGCAAAAAGTGGCCAATTTAATCACGAGCCACCAAAATATATACTATAGTTTTTAAAGTTATCCCAAAACTAAAAGACAGATCGATGTAAAGTTTCTTTTTATTTGTCTTATCTTCTTCTTTTCACCCCCTTTAGTTTCTTTACAAAAAAGTGACGATTGGGTAGAAATAGCCACTCAAAGTCTTATGGAATTATTTACACTGAGTTGATTAACTAGCTGGGATTTTATTCATAACCAAAAGTCATGGTGTTTTGGTAAGCTAATCATGCACTAATTAATGCATTGGAATCCAGGTCTTTCTTTCTGCAGTCAAGTAAAGGGAATTAAAATTCATACTTTAAAAAGAATGAGAAACAGCATCAAACTCTGAAGTGTACTAGTTAGTGAAGTTAGATTCCGTATGGGTAAAATTAAACTTCAAGATTGTGAAACATATTTGTAATTTAAGAAAGAGTTATAGTAATGATTAAACTAGGttgataataattttaaaaaaacaaatacaATGAACCAGGAAGATAATATGGAAGTGTTAAACTGAGTGAGGATGTTAAAATATTGTTAGTAACTGCCAAGAATTGAGGTGGGGCGGATCCGATGCCTCTATATATCCTTACCTGGAGGTTTAAGGCTCGAATTTTTGGAACGGATAATTAAATTCTGATAGGGAGCGCTTTCTATTAAATGAGCCTTGTGTACGGGTAAAATCGGGGGTAACGTCTACCTCGATTTCTTGATGAAAGAACGAGAGGGGAACACAGATTTACGAGATTGTCATCGGGGCCAAAGACTCGTCGAGACCCAGGAAGGATGAACGATATATCAAATATCGGGTGCGGTAAAATGAGACACCCTAGACCGAGTATGACTTCTAGACCTCGGGAGACGCGATGGACGGTTATGCACGACTGATACGGGGCCGCAATACTCGCCCTCAACTGGATATTATGGGGCGAATCTCGCTCGGTGTCGATTATGGATCAACAATTACCTGGAAATGAAGATTTTTACTTTTTCTAAACTTGTACTAGGACTGAAACTCTTCtactatataattttttttttctttattctaacaCATTGTAACACGATATTTAAGATAATAAAAGTATATTTTTACCTTCTAGCTAATGTGAAGAATTTTGCTCACTTGTTCTGTTATTCATTCATGTCTGGGCTCGAACTGAGGGTCTTATTGAAGACGAGGTTATTGTTCAATCTAATTTAGGCTTAGCCATAACTTTGCAATTGGTTTGATCATTTATTTCGTTTTTAATTCATTTATCTGATATTCTCAACCATTCGTATACAATTAaactacatatccttaaaatcacgtacaaatttaattgttatctaattttagggtaaacaagcCTCACGCATTAAGAATTCAAATTAATCAAAACTCTAATACAGATACGGAACACTAAATAAAAAACTAAAACAATAATGTTTGTTAAAAATGTGGAGATAGTGACTTACTGATCAGGGGAAGACGACCTAACAATATTGATGCTGGCTCGCTCCTTTAAGTTTCTGTACATCTGAATTTTCAGAAATTCAATCAAATCAAAACAATGAGAAATTGAATAAAGCTTTAATTAAAAGACACTATATTCGTGGAATGGGAAAACAAATTTAAGATATAAAAAAAAAGGTTACATAAAGTGAAAGTATAACAAAAAGAAAACCTAAATTTTAAGCCCCCCAAAAAGAatacaaattcaaaataattacTCAAGGGAAGTTATAATTGGTTACGTTAATAACTTTTTCGCttatactttttttaaaaaataaattgcaACTCCTTTCAATTAAACaggtgaaattaaaaaatagccagatttacaagtggtaattgaaaaatagccacagtttcaaaagtaatcgaaatttagccacttttcatgtaaagataaatctgaacgaaaacactgttcaaaatcctgaaaatattccagcataatatacaggagttctagcataatatactggaagttcatacacaggtgctccaatctccagtatattatgctggaactttccatgtgctggagttccagcataatatgctagacaTTCATATACAGGTGcgtcaatctccagtatattatgctggaatttttcgtgttgcaacaaaatagtggTACAAACGCTGGTTGTTTTTCAATtatcaatccgaaaactggctagcccgtgctatttggCTCGATAGAGTTTTAATAGAAAAGGAAAGCAAAATAAATATTCTGGTAAAAGAATGCTCATCAGTAAACTGGATTTCAAGCTTTTGAATAATTATCTTTCAATAATTTTAAAACTTTTAGGGCTAGCTAGCATGCTTCATACCTAACCTAGACACTTGTCTAATAAAAATATCATATGCCAATTTCtgtaattaataaataaaaagaacACACAAGAACTGTTACATTTTATAACCGATCTAATCAGTTGTTAATAAACTATCTTTTACTACCAAAAAAAAACATACGATTAGGTCTAGCTTCAATATGCATATGATTTTTACTGAAGTTTGTTGTGTTTGTAATATCATTATAATTAGGGTGTTATTTTTTGACTTGCAGAGCTAGAGTTTAAGTTATGAGTTTAGTCGAACCGGTAATTTTGATCCAAATAATATATTTATCTTAAAAAATCTATTTAATATGTATATATTATTAATATAGAATTATTTCATAAGCTTTAAATTATGGCTCCATTTTGAACCATAGGTCACCAACAATTAATTGAGAAAGAATTTAAATTAAAGCTTTGGATTATTCAGTAACCTGATATGTTGTTAATTATTTTGCACATTAAATTAAAGGAGTAAAAGATAAATAACTATGCATTCTTAAGTCTACACCAAGTTCTTTCATCCGTCTCTATGCCTCGCTAAATATGGAAATACCTACGCCAAACTGGTAGatattaaataaaaatgagagaaatattgcGTTTGGATCAtgttcaattaaaaaaaaaaaggaaaaaaaaaaagacaaatggtAGTAAGTCTTTTGTTTTTCGAAATAAACATACTAGAGtattaagaagaagaaaaaacttgCGCGTCATTAAATTTCTCTTTTCTTTATAACTTGGATTGCTTAAAAAGTCATGATTTGTATACTGGAAAATTCTGGTTCCAAGAAAATTAAAAGGACAGAAAATtccatttaataaattttaaaattgatactaatataacaaaaaaaaaccatATAGAATATGCTAGGGTATATAGTACCTGGAGATGGCTTTTAACATGAGAAATCTTCAATCCCTTTACAGCCATCATCTGTTGAATTCTCTTTGGAGTTGCTTCTGTCAAATTAAAAACCAACGAATTTTACTAATATATCATCAATTCATCATTATTAATTAATGACGACTATATATCCCATGTTTCTTTTCCATATACCCTAATGTGATTCTTGCTCTTCATAAGAGTCCTGTGGCGGATGTAGGATTTTTATCAACGGGATTCAACATcaactatatatatacataaaaaaaagGAATTGAACTAATAGACGGTGTGGTTTTCGGGAGAAGAGGGTTTGGATGAACCCGTTCGACCCCCTCACCACCCCCCCAAAACCAACAAACACACCCACCCCTAAAACATTTAGGACCAGGGCGAAGCCACACTTTGGTTAGGGTGGTCAATTGACTATCCTTTGTTGAAAAATTACACAatgtatataggtaaaatattaggttttcgaggtatataacatatattattGAAAACCCTTTATCGgatttcaagtttgaacacccttaaGAAAATTCCTGCTTCACTACTGTCTACGACTTTCACCCTTTCTTAGCACTTCATATATAAAGCCAAGACATCAAAATAATGAATTAGCTAGAAAGTGATCAAAAGGAGAACAAAAATGGATCAAGAAATAAACAACTAAACAGCTGCAATATTAGAggtaaccaaaaaaataaaataaaaaaagtcaTTTTTCTGTAGTTGGAAATTACTTACTGTCACTTCCTCCAAGATGTTCAACAGCTTCAATGAAAAGTTGATGAAGCTCAGGCGTCCATCTCAAACGAGGAACTGAAGATTTCTTGTACTGTCTAACCCTTGATATTTTCTGAGAAGAACTGTTTTTCATTATTGAGAATTCCATCATCAAACATAAATGGATTGGCCTAACttggattatatatatttatagagatatatatataagtggttccaaccaaaaaaagaaagaatagaaTTACGGCTAAGAGAGTCTGATTTATGGACTTTTCTTAGTATGTGTGGACTTTTGGGTAACATCCTTTCATTCCTTGCCATTTCCTTTTCATGGCAGAGCAGTAGCCTACGCAGAA
Coding sequences:
- the LOC104233524 gene encoding transcription repressor KAN1-like; amino-acid sequence: MMEFSIMKNSSSQKISRVRQYKKSSVPRLRWTPELHQLFIEAVEHLGGSDKATPKRIQQMMAVKGLKISHVKSHLQMYRNLKERASINIVRSSSPDQQIEAGTQLSYKAGVNGYSDQIAENVHCYDYQEAQGSLSSGMTKEEEGEISEFPQADGECEREINFWPLNDYQNSQSIKDSSHINLDLSISSCFYC